A region of Candidatus Dormiibacterota bacterium DNA encodes the following proteins:
- a CDS encoding DEAD/DEAH box helicase, whose amino-acid sequence MEAVRAMGFTEATPIQARAIPPGRDGRDVIGQAHTGSGKTVAFGVPIVERSDPNGPAVQALVLCPTRELCVQVHDELTRLGGPRGIRSIAIFGGEAIKRQLDLLHTHPQVVVATPGRLLDHCNRGTISLAGVRIAVLDEADRMLDMGFAPDVERILRQCPTDRQTLLFSATVPDWVARLSSKYMRDPERITVSDTPEIASDIRQLYLQTSWADKVDALCRILDQPDLTMALIFTETKR is encoded by the coding sequence ATGGAGGCCGTGCGCGCCATGGGCTTCACGGAGGCGACGCCGATCCAGGCCCGGGCGATCCCGCCGGGGCGCGATGGTCGTGACGTCATCGGCCAGGCCCACACCGGCAGCGGCAAGACCGTCGCCTTCGGCGTCCCCATCGTCGAGCGCAGCGATCCCAACGGCCCGGCGGTCCAGGCACTGGTGCTGTGCCCCACCCGTGAGCTCTGCGTCCAGGTGCACGACGAGCTCACCCGTCTCGGCGGTCCCCGGGGCATCCGCTCGATCGCGATCTTCGGCGGCGAGGCGATCAAGCGCCAGCTCGACCTGCTGCACACCCACCCGCAGGTCGTGGTCGCCACCCCCGGCCGTCTCCTCGACCACTGCAACCGCGGCACCATCTCGCTCGCCGGGGTGCGCATCGCGGTGCTCGACGAGGCCGACCGGATGCTCGACATGGGCTTCGCCCCCGACGTCGAGCGCATCCTCCGCCAGTGCCCCACCGACCGCCAGACGCTGCTCTTCAGCGCCACCGTGCCCGACTGGGTGGCGCGGCTCAGCAGCAAGTACATGCGCGACCCGGAGCGGATCACGGTCAGCGACACCCCGGAGATCGCCTCCGACATCCGGCAGCTCTACCTGCAGACCAGCTGGGCCGACAAGGTCGACGCGCTCTGCCGCATCCTCGACCAGCCCGACCTCACCATGGCGCTGATCTTCACCGAGACCAAGCGAA
- a CDS encoding D-glycerate dehydrogenase has product MAPVVLCTLPLPAPAPELLGAAAEVRVLGRSPGAEELAAELSGGVDVLCAQLRDPVTPAVLDAGLPRLRAVSLFSVGFDNVDIPAASERRVVVGHTPGVLSDATADCALGLILAAARRLCEGDAVTRAGGFHGVEPEFMLGLDLHDALLGIVGFGRIGQALARRALACGMRIAHTEHRGAPPPEDLAGRVTAMPLDRLLGEADVVSLHVPLSAATHHLIDEAALRRMKPTAVLVNTARGAVIDEAALVRALREGWIAAAGLDVYEHEPRLAPGLTECRNAVLAPHLGSATVRTRSTMAGMCAANAVAALEGRLPPHCVNPEAWAGAAPPPL; this is encoded by the coding sequence ATGGCCCCTGTCGTCCTCTGCACCCTGCCCCTGCCCGCGCCCGCTCCCGAGCTGCTCGGCGCCGCCGCCGAGGTGCGGGTGCTGGGCCGGAGCCCGGGCGCGGAGGAGCTCGCCGCCGAGCTCTCCGGCGGCGTCGACGTGCTCTGCGCCCAGCTCCGCGACCCGGTCACGCCCGCCGTCCTCGACGCCGGCCTGCCCCGGCTGCGCGCGGTCAGCCTGTTCAGCGTGGGCTTCGACAACGTCGACATCCCCGCCGCCAGCGAGCGCCGGGTGGTGGTCGGGCACACCCCCGGGGTGCTCAGCGACGCCACCGCCGACTGCGCCCTCGGCCTGATCCTCGCCGCCGCCCGGCGGCTGTGCGAGGGCGACGCCGTGACCCGGGCCGGCGGCTTCCACGGCGTCGAGCCGGAGTTCATGCTCGGCCTCGACCTCCACGACGCCCTGCTCGGGATCGTGGGCTTCGGCCGCATCGGCCAGGCGCTGGCGCGGCGGGCGCTCGCCTGCGGGATGCGCATCGCCCACACCGAGCACCGCGGCGCTCCCCCGCCCGAGGACCTCGCCGGACGGGTGACCGCGATGCCCCTCGACCGCCTGCTCGGCGAGGCCGACGTGGTCTCGCTCCACGTGCCCCTCTCCGCCGCGACCCACCATCTCATCGACGAGGCGGCGCTGCGGCGGATGAAGCCCACCGCGGTGCTGGTGAACACCGCCCGCGGCGCGGTGATCGACGAGGCGGCGCTGGTCCGGGCGCTGCGCGAGGGCTGGATCGCCGCCGCCGGGCTCGACGTCTACGAGCACGAGCCCCGGCTCGCGCCCGGGCTGACCGAGTGCCGCAACGCGGTGCTCGCCCCCCACCTCGGCAGCGCCACGGTCCGCACCCGCTCGACGATGGCCGGGATGTGCGCCGCCAATGCGGTCGCGGCCCTGGAGGGCCGGCTCCCACCCCACTGCGTGAACCCGGAGGCGTGGGCCGGAGCGGCGCCGCCGCCCCTGTGA